A stretch of Bos taurus isolate L1 Dominette 01449 registration number 42190680 breed Hereford chromosome 5, ARS-UCD2.0, whole genome shotgun sequence DNA encodes these proteins:
- the WC1 gene encoding boWC1.1 isoform X2 produces MTNGSSQCEGQVEMKFSGRWRALCASHWSLANANVVCRQLGCGVAISTPGGPHLVEGGDQILTARFHCSGAESFLWSCPVTALGGPDCSHGNTASVICSGNQTQVLPQCNNSMAEPAGSAASVESAPYCSDSRQLRVVGGASPCAGRVEIFDQGSWGTICDDGWDLDDAHVVCRQLGCGEALNATGSAHFGAGSGPIWLDDLNCTGKESHVWRCPSRGWGRHDCRHKQDAGVICSEFLALRMVNEDQQCAGWLEVFYNGTWGSVCRSPMEDITVSVICRQLGCGDSGSLNSSVGLREGSRPRWVDGIRCQKTDTSLWQCPSDPWNYTSCSPKEEAYISCADSRQLRLVDGGSHCAGRVEILNQGSWGTICDYSWDLDDARVVCRQLGCGKALDATLSSSFGAGSGPIWLDNVRCTGKESHVWRCPSRDWGKHYCDHSQDAGVICSGFLRLAGGDGPCSGRVEVHSGEAWIPVSDGNFTLPTAQVICAELGCGKAVSVLGHVPFRESNARVWAEEFRCEGEEPELRVCPRVPCPGGTCHHSGAVQVVCSVYTDVRLMTNGSSQCEGQVEMNIFGQWRALCASHWSLANANVVCRQLGCGVAVSTPNRAEGSDQLWKARFHCSGTESFLWTCPVTTLGVPDCSHGNTASVMCSGNQTQVLPQCDHFVSEPAGSAASEERAPYCSDSRQLRLVDGGSHCAGRVEILDQGSWGTICDDGWDLDDARVVCRQLGCGEALNATGSAHFGAGSGPIWLDDLNCAGNESQVWTCPSPRGWGRHDCRHKEDAGVICSEFLALRMVSEDQQCAGWLEVFYNGTWGSVCRSPMEDITVSVICRQLGCGDSGSLNTSVGLREGSRPQWVDLIQCRKMDTSLWQCPSGPWKYSSCSPKEEAYISCAGRRPKSCPTAAPCTDREKLRLRGGDSKCSGRVEVWHSGSWGTVCDDSWSLAEAEVVCQQLGCGQALEAVQSAAFGPGNGSIWLDEVRCGGRESSLWDCAAEPWGQSDCKHEEDAGVRCSGVRTTVPTTTAGTRTTSNSLPGIFSLPGILCVILGALLFLVLVILMTQLLRWRAERRALSSYEDALAEAVYEELDYLLTQKEGLGSPDQRTDVPAENYDDAEEVPVPGTPSASQGNEEEVPPEKEDGVRSSQTGSYLNFSREAADPGEGEESLWLFQGKNEDAGYDDVELSALGTSPVTFCDAVLTRR; encoded by the exons GAAACCAGACCCAAGTGCTGCCCCAGTGCAACAACTCTATGGCAGAACCAGCAGGCTCTGCAGCCTCAGTGGAGAGCGCCCCCTACTGCTCAG ACAGCAGACAGCTCCGCGTGGTGGGTGGAGCCAGTCCCTGCGCCGGGAGAGTGGAGATCTTTGACCAGGGCTCCTGGGGCACCATCTGTGATGACGGCTGGGACCTGGACGATGCCCACGTGGTTTgcaggcagctgggctgtggagaaGCCCTTAATGCCACGGGGTCTGCTCACTTCGGGGCAGGATCAGGGCCCATCTGGCTGGACGACCTGAACTGCACAGGAAAGGAGTCCCACGTGTGGAGGTGCCCTTCCCGGGGCTGGGGGCGGCACGACTGCAGACACAAGCAGGACGCGGGGGTCATCTGCTCAG AGTTCCTGGCCCTCAGGATGGTGAATGAGGACCAGCAGTGTGCTGGGTGGCTGGAAGTTTTCTACAACGGGACCTGGGGTAGTGTCTGCCGCAGCCCCATGGAAGACATCACTGTGTCCGTGATCTGCAGACAGCTTGGCTGTGGAGACAGTGGAAGTCTCAACTCTTCTGTTGGTCTCAGGGAAGGTTCTAGACCCCGATGGGTGGATGGAATCCGCTGTCAGAAAACTGACACCTCTCTCTGGCAGTGTCCTTCTGACCCTTGGAATTACACTTCATGCTCTCCAAAGGAGGAAGCCTATATCTCGTGTGCAG ACAGCAGACAGCTCCGCCTGGTGGACGGGGGCAGTCACTGCGCCGGGAGAGTGGAGATCCTTAACCAGGGCTCCTGGGGCACCATCTGTGATTACAGCTGGGACCTGGACGATGCCCGCGTGGTGTGCAGACAGCTGGGCTGTGGAAAAGCCCTCGATGCcactctctcttcttcctttgggGCGGGATCAGGGCCCATTTGGCTGGACAACGTGAGGTGCACAGGAAAGGAGTCCCACGTGTGGAGGTGCCCTTCCCGGGACTGGGGGAAGCACTACTGCGATCATAGCCAGGATGCAGGAGTCATCTGCTCAG GATTTTTGCGTCTGGCTGGAGGGGATGGACCCTGCTCAGGGCGAGTAGAAGTGCATTCTGGAGAAGCCTGGATCCCAGTGTCTGATGGGAACTTCACACTCCCCACTGCTCAGGTCATCTGTGCAGAGCTGGGGTGTGGCAAGGCTGTGTCTGTCCTGGGACATGTGCCCTTCAGAGAGTCCAATGCCCGGGTCTGGGCTGAAGAGTTCAGGTGTGAGGGAGAGGAGCCTGAGCTCCGGGTCTGCCCCAGAGTGCCCTGTCCAGGGGGCACTTGTCACCACAGTGGAGCTGTTCAGGTTGTCTGTTCAG TGTACACAGATGTCCGGCTCATGACAAATGGCTCCTCTCAGTGTGAGGGGCAGGTGGAGATGAACATTTTTGGACAATGGAGAGCGCTCTGTGCCTCCCACTGGAGTCTGGCCAATGCCAATGTTGTCTGTCGTCAGCTCGGCTGTGGAGTCGCCGTCTCCACCCCAAACAGAGCAGAAGGAAGTGATCAACTCTGGAAAGCCCGATTTCACTGCTCAGGGACTGAGTCCTTCCTGTGGACATGCCCTGTGACTACCCTGGGTGTTCCTGACTGTTCCCATGGCAACACAGCCTCTGTGATGTGCTCAG GAAACCAGACCCAGGTGCTGCCCCAGTGCGACCACTTTGTGTCTGAACCAGCAGGATCTGCAGCCTCAGAGGAGAGGGCCCCCTACTGCTCAG ACAGCAGGCAGCTCCGCTTGGTGGACGGGGGCAGTCACTGTGCCGGGAGAGTGGAGATCCTTGACCAGGGCTCCTGGGGCACCATCTGTGATGACGGCTGGGACCTGGATGATGCCCGCGTGGTGTgcaggcagctgggctgtggagaaGCCCTTAATGCCACGGGGTCTGCCCACTTTGGGGCAGGATCAGGGCCCATCTGGCTGGACGACCTGAACTGTGCTGGAAATGAGTCCCAGGTGTGGACGTGCCCTTCCCCCCGGGGCTGGGGGCGGCACGACTGCAGACACAAGGAGGACGCCGGGGTCATCTGCTCAG AGTTCCTGGCCCTCAGGATGGTGAGCGAGGACCAGCAGTGTGCTGGGTGGCTGGAAGTTTTCTACAACGGGACCTGGGGCAGTGTCTGCCGCAGCCCCATGGAAGATATCACTGTGTCCGTGATCTGCAGACAGCTTGGCTGTGGGGACAGTGGAAGTCTCAACACCTCTGTTGGTCTCAGGGAAGGTTCTAGACCCCAGTGGGTAGATTTAATTCAGTGTCGGAAAATGGATACCTCTCTCTGGCAGTGTCCTTCTGGCCCATGGAAATACAGTTCATGCTCTCCAAAGGAGGAAGCCTACATCTCATGTGCAG GAAGAAGACCCAAGAGCTGTCCAACTGCTGCACCCTGCACAG ACAGAGAGAAGCTCCGGCTCAGGGGAGGAGACAGCAAGTGCTCAGGGCGGGTGGAGGTGTGGCACAGCGGCTCCTGGGGCACCGTGTGCGATGACTCCTGGAGCCTGGCAGAGGCTGAGGTGGTGTGTCAGCAGCTGGGCTGTGGCCAGGCCCTAGAAGCCGTGCAGTCTGCAGCATTTGGCCCTGGAAATGGGAGCATCTGGCTAGACGAGGTGCGGTGTGGGGGCCGGGAGTCTTCCCTGTGGGACTGTGCTGCGGAGCCCTGGGGGCAGAGTGACTGCAAGCACGAGGAGGATGCTGGTGTGAGGTGCTCTG GTGTAAGGACAACAGTGCCCACGACTACAGCAG GGACCAGAACAACCTCAAATTCTCTCCCTGGCATCTTCTCCCTGCCTGGGATCCTCTGCGTTATCCTGGGGGCCCTTCTGTTCCTGGTCCTCGTCATCCTGATGACTCAGCTGCTCAGATGGAGAGCAGAGCGCAGAG CCTTATCCAGCTATGAAGATGCTCTTGCTGAAGCTGTGTATGAGGAGCTCGATTACCTTCTGACCCAGAAGGAAGGTCTGGGCAGCCCAG ATCAGAGGACTGATGTCCCTGCTGAAAATTACGATGATGCTGAAGAAGTACCAGTGCCTGGAACTCCTTCTGCCTCTCAGGGGAATGAGGAGGAAGTGCCCCCAGAAAAGGAGGATGGGGTGAGGTCCTCTCAGACAG GCTCTTATTTGAACTTCTCCAGAGAGGCAGCTGATcctggggaaggagaagagagcctCTGGCTTTTCCAGGGGAAGAACGAGGATGCTGGGTACGATGATGTTGAACTCAGTGCCCTGGGAACATCCCCAGTGACTTTCTGTGATGCTGTATTAACTAGGAGATGA